In Sporichthyaceae bacterium, a genomic segment contains:
- a CDS encoding DsbA family oxidoreductase — protein sequence MRVEVWADIVCPWCGIGHHRLHQALDRFEHADEVEVRYRSFQLDKHAPAETKRVRDHLKGKYGLDDAAVDVMLDRIERTAAADGLVPYRLRDNLRGNSGLAHELCAFATARGLGPAAWARMYRAYFGEARSIYDIDSLIPLGVDIGLDPAELRTALAERRYRSAVDDDDSAAHARGVQGVPFHVFAGHYVLPGADTVETVLHGLRLGWEHARATPAGATERSASAARRG from the coding sequence GTGCGGGTTGAGGTCTGGGCCGACATCGTCTGCCCATGGTGCGGCATCGGCCACCACCGCCTGCACCAGGCGCTCGACCGCTTTGAGCACGCGGATGAGGTCGAGGTGCGCTACCGCTCCTTCCAGCTGGACAAGCACGCCCCGGCGGAGACCAAGCGGGTTCGGGACCATCTGAAGGGCAAGTACGGGCTGGACGACGCGGCCGTGGACGTCATGCTGGACCGGATCGAGCGGACAGCGGCCGCCGACGGCCTGGTGCCCTACCGGCTACGCGACAACCTGCGGGGCAACAGCGGGCTGGCCCACGAGCTGTGCGCGTTCGCGACCGCCCGCGGACTGGGTCCCGCGGCCTGGGCCCGGATGTATCGGGCGTACTTCGGCGAGGCCCGGTCCATCTACGACATCGACAGCCTGATCCCGCTGGGGGTGGACATCGGGCTGGACCCCGCGGAGTTGCGCACGGCGCTGGCCGAGCGGCGCTACCGGTCGGCGGTGGACGACGACGACTCTGCCGCGCACGCCCGCGGTGTGCAGGGGGTGCCGTTCCACGTCTTCGCCGGTCACTACGTGCTGCCCGGCGCGGACACCGTCGAGACCGTGCTGCACGGCCTGCGGCTGGGCTGGGAGCACGCCCGGGCTACCCCCGCGGGCGCAACCGAACGTTCGGCATCGGCGGCGCGCCGAGGGTGA
- a CDS encoding pirin family protein, with product MSNTKADPFVDGDACPVAGPCVLTPRQVPLGGPRAMTVRRTLPQREKSLIGAWCFLDHYGPDRVADSGGMQVPGHPHTGLSTVSWLFDGTVEHRDTTGVHALVRPGELNLMTAGRGIAHSEFSTPDTEVLHGAQLWLALPEADRFVEPGFVHHAPDPVDLDGARTLVFLGELGGTVSPVQAHSPLLGAELTLRQGHVLELAVPAEFEHGVLVDAGAVTVNGQSAKSEDLVYCPPGARRVRLAADEPTRILLLGGEPLGEQVVMWWNFLGRSHSEIVEFRADWERERAAGGGRRFGTLPEAWSFTLGAPPMPNVRLRPRG from the coding sequence GTGAGCAACACCAAGGCCGACCCGTTCGTGGACGGCGACGCCTGCCCCGTCGCGGGACCATGCGTGCTGACGCCACGTCAGGTGCCGTTGGGCGGCCCCCGGGCGATGACCGTGCGGCGCACCCTGCCGCAACGCGAGAAGTCGCTGATCGGGGCCTGGTGCTTCCTCGATCACTACGGCCCGGATCGGGTCGCGGACAGTGGCGGCATGCAGGTACCGGGTCACCCGCACACCGGGTTGTCCACCGTCTCCTGGTTGTTCGATGGCACCGTGGAGCACCGGGACACCACCGGGGTGCACGCGCTGGTGCGACCGGGGGAGTTGAACCTGATGACCGCCGGGCGCGGCATCGCGCACTCGGAGTTCTCCACCCCGGACACCGAGGTGCTGCACGGTGCCCAGTTGTGGCTGGCGCTACCGGAAGCGGATCGCTTCGTCGAACCGGGCTTCGTGCACCACGCACCGGACCCGGTCGACCTCGACGGTGCGCGCACGCTGGTGTTCCTCGGGGAGCTGGGCGGAACGGTCTCCCCGGTCCAGGCACATTCTCCGCTGCTGGGCGCGGAACTGACGCTGCGTCAGGGCCACGTGCTGGAGCTCGCGGTGCCCGCGGAGTTCGAGCACGGCGTGCTGGTGGACGCCGGCGCGGTGACCGTGAACGGGCAATCCGCGAAGTCCGAGGACCTGGTTTACTGCCCGCCCGGCGCGCGCCGGGTGCGGTTGGCCGCCGACGAGCCGACCCGGATCCTGCTGCTGGGTGGCGAACCGTTGGGCGAGCAGGTCGTGATGTGGTGGAACTTCCTCGGCCGCAGCCACTCCGAGATCGTCGAGTTCCGCGCCGACTGGGAACGCGAACGCGCGGCGGGCGGCGGCCGGCGTTTCGGGACCCTGCCGGAGGCCTGGTCGTTCACCCTCGGCGCGCCGCCGATGCCGAACGTTCGGTTGCGCCCGCGGGGGTAG
- a CDS encoding MFS transporter, whose amino-acid sequence MSTPAGTAGRSWLTRNLRVLSGVSLLQDAASEMLYPVLPIFLTVTLGAPAAVVGLVEGLAEGLASILKMYSGWLADRRARRPLIAVGYGLAGVGKLLVALAAVWPVVLAGRAVDRIGKGIRGAPRDALLMVDADPAARGHIFGFHRAADTAGAVLGPAVGLGLYEAFGHHIRPLLWVALVPAVGSVLLVRWVHEPPRAAAAGTVARPVVSAKGLPPQLRSLLIVLGVFSLVNFPDALLLLRAHNLGVSTAGVIGVYILYNAVYALAAYPAGALSDRLPRHLVFAIGLACFAVGYVGLGLVHEKAWIFLLLPIYGLFAACTDGVGKAWVAALAPPDRQGAAQGLYQAVTGAGVLIAGVVAGLAWHHNGRGPLVFSGVVAAVAAIVLATNGARWERSAIAA is encoded by the coding sequence GTGAGCACGCCGGCGGGAACGGCCGGCCGAAGCTGGCTGACCCGCAATCTGCGGGTGCTGTCCGGGGTCAGCCTGCTGCAGGACGCCGCCAGCGAAATGCTGTACCCGGTCCTGCCGATCTTCCTGACCGTCACCCTCGGCGCACCCGCCGCGGTGGTGGGGCTGGTGGAAGGGCTCGCCGAGGGGCTCGCCTCGATCCTCAAGATGTACAGCGGATGGCTGGCCGACCGCCGGGCGCGCCGGCCGCTGATCGCGGTGGGCTACGGGCTGGCCGGGGTCGGCAAGTTGTTGGTCGCCCTCGCCGCGGTGTGGCCGGTGGTGCTGGCCGGGCGAGCGGTGGACCGCATCGGCAAGGGCATCCGCGGTGCCCCGCGCGACGCGCTGCTCATGGTGGACGCGGACCCCGCCGCCCGCGGACACATCTTCGGGTTCCACCGCGCGGCGGACACCGCCGGTGCCGTGCTCGGTCCGGCCGTTGGGCTGGGGCTCTATGAGGCGTTCGGCCACCACATCCGACCGCTGCTGTGGGTGGCGTTGGTGCCCGCCGTGGGCTCGGTGCTGCTGGTCCGCTGGGTGCACGAGCCCCCGCGGGCGGCCGCGGCCGGAACGGTCGCGCGACCGGTGGTGTCGGCCAAGGGCCTGCCGCCGCAGTTGCGGTCGCTGCTGATCGTGCTCGGGGTGTTCTCGCTGGTGAACTTCCCGGACGCGCTGTTGCTGCTGCGCGCGCACAACCTGGGGGTGTCCACCGCCGGGGTGATCGGGGTGTACATCCTCTACAACGCCGTCTACGCGTTGGCCGCCTATCCCGCCGGGGCGCTGTCCGATCGGCTGCCGCGGCACCTGGTGTTCGCGATCGGGTTGGCCTGCTTTGCCGTCGGCTACGTGGGTCTCGGGTTGGTGCACGAGAAGGCCTGGATATTCCTGCTGCTGCCGATCTACGGGCTGTTCGCCGCGTGCACCGACGGGGTGGGCAAGGCCTGGGTGGCCGCGCTCGCGCCGCCGGACCGGCAGGGCGCGGCGCAGGGCCTTTACCAGGCGGTGACCGGCGCCGGCGTGTTGATCGCCGGGGTGGTCGCGGGACTGGCCTGGCATCACAACGGGCGCGGGCCGTTGGTGTTCTCCGGCGTGGTGGCCGCCGTCGCGGCCATCGTGCTGGCGACGAACGGGGCGCGCTGGGAGCGCTCGGCGATCGCTGCTTAG